The window ACCTCTTGCATACTGCACAACTGTTCTGCAGTTGCTTCTGCACGATCATGAAACTAGGTAGTCAGGGCCTTGAGCTGAGCTTCTAGAGTTTCCATGGCGTTTTTTGCTTTTCGGGCTGCTGCACGAGTTCGTTTAGCAGACAAATGTCAAGTATTAATCTGACTAAGAGAATTTTTAGAATAGAATTaggaagagaaagagagaatagAAGATAGGCACAGAAAGAGAGAAGGAAAAGGGAAGGAAAAGAGAAGGAAATTTCCTATTGATACCCTTTCCTTACAAATGCATGAGCTAAATATAGGCAATAGTACTGCTGAGGTCACAACAGGTACCAATCTTACAGCTGTACATACCACAGCTGTAACATTACTAATAGTTTCTAGGTACTAAATAACCACCAGCACTAACAAACAAAAGGCAATAATAAtgacaaataacaaataaaactGAATAACTATTTAAAGGAAAATATCTAATTAGGTCCTCCAGCTTTTCTGCGTTGATACGTGACAATCACACTTaaatttaaagttttacttaCCAACAGTGACTCACACTTATCATTTTCAAGGCATTGTGCTTTCATTTGTAATTGTCTCATTTTCTGTTGTGGGCTATGAAACTCAATTGTATTTGGGTTTTAATAGGGAGCACCTGGTCGCTCCACACAGATCACACCACCACGTGTCGCAAATGCTGATGCGGATGACACATGGTGTGATCCCTATGGGATCTTTCCGGTGCTCTCTATAAAATCCCATTGTATCATCCTCACCCATTGAGAATTCTTTTagaattcttttttattttaaatgctTATATTCTCCTGTAGGTTCTCATTCTACGAATTGCGCAACTTTTATTAGTATTGGATGCAAAATCAAGAGTATTCCATATATCCTTTTTGCATTGAAGCATGAAGATATTTGAGCATAAACATCATTATTTATACCATTTCTCAGAATATGCACAACTTTGATATTCATTGAAAACATATATCTAACATGTCAAGTACACTCACCTCTTAAGCTTTTCATAGGAGGTTTCACATTCCAATGTCTAAAACCTACAACTTTCCACAATTCTATATCATGAGCCTCTAAGAAATATTTTCATACATATTTTACAAATTTGAAAGTTAAAGTAGATCTAACCATTTGGATCACTCTCATATGGTAACATTTTGGGTAGTAGAGTGAGGCTTTGATACTACTTATAGGTCCCAACTAAACAGATTAGCTTGTCTAGCAGACTAACACTGCCATACAAAACACAAATATCTGGAGTTGTTCACAAGCAGAGTAGGATGTAACAACAAACATAACATTTATATCAAAACGGTAGGACAAAATTGCATTCAATATGCAACCAGCAGTTTTAACATGATCAAGTTGTATCCATGATGAAACATCTCAGTCTACATAGGCATGTTTATTGGaaacaaaataacaaaaaacCAACAAAACTTAGTTTCCTTCATATTTAGGATCAGCCACCACATAATGATAAGCTATTACCAATGCGAATATAAAGATGCCGAGAAAATTGGCAAAAAATCCCAGGTCTTGATCGTCAAACATCTGCAAATTCACCCACAAAAACAGCAAATTAACCAATTATTCAACACATCAGAAATTTAACCAGAGGAACACCATCTATAAGAATAGAATAAGAAGAATTGGTTTCAGATAATATAATTTCAGGTGATTCAAACTTCAGAATTAGAAAGCACATTTCCAGAATAGAAGACAAGCAAACATATTTTAACTGAGATACAAATTTACATCTCCTAGTCAAATTAACAAAATTAGTACCAACGTATGAACTATTCCAAAGCACATCAATAAATTACTACGTTATATGGATACCTTGAATTCGAAGAGTTTCCACGTTTCAGATGGAAACCAAAACTTTACATTAAGAAAACTAGAAACTCGTTTATTACAATACAATGTGTTTTTAgtaggggtgggcacggttTGGGTAACCAATCCATGAGTTAATAgaattaaccgaaccgaaacTATCGGTTTTTTAAACCATGTGTTTTTAGCGCGTCTCGGCTAAGGCTCCAGCCTTAGCGCCTCTGGAGCCCAAAGGCGGGCGCAGTCAGTCAGTCGCGTGCCTTAGTGCACCTTAAGCCAGGCACGCCTCGGCTACCTTAGGGTATTTTTAGGGTTGAGGGTTTTAGGGTTTTAGGGTTTTGAGGGTATTTTAGGGGTTTTTAAgttcagaaaataaaagaaaagcaaagacAGACAAAGCAGCAAACATTTTGCTCTCTTCCCTCCATTAGCGGTGCTTCCATCTATCAGGGTTGATGATGATTATGGTTCTGATGAAGATTATGAAGGAAGACTAGGAAGTTAAAGATTACTTGTTTTCTAGAGTCAAGACTATTAGTGTTTTCTTTAGTTTTAACTTTTAAGTCGGAACTATGAGTTTACGATTATGCCTTAGTAGTTAACTAGAACTTAACTCATGCATTCTATGGTTTTATTGTTGGTATTTGACTATTTGTGATTATTTGTGACTagtattatgaatttatgatttttattttttttgtgcgCCTTGAGTCGCTTGGGAGCGCgccttgcgccaaggctccaggacccccttgcgcctttaataactatgggtctaaattttatatataattaagatTAAAAGTAGGATACAATTTGTTATTAGAATCTTATTTAGCAACTTCagtttttgaattaaatacttTTTTTGTATGGTGCTATAATTTCCTAAACCAATATCTAGAATTCAAATCCTAACAATTCAACTTAGTGTATATCTATGCATTTCCTAAAATTGTttgttattaattaatcaatttccTGATCATTTAGTGTATATCTATGCATTTATATGTATGCCCAAACATCTATCATTGATCTTGAACAAAGGAACCATACAGGGAGAAATCCTGCT is drawn from Euphorbia lathyris chromosome 9, ddEupLath1.1, whole genome shotgun sequence and contains these coding sequences:
- the LOC136205370 gene encoding dolichyl-diphosphooligosaccharide--protein glycosyltransferase subunit 4A-like, with the translated sequence MFDDQDLGFFANFLGIFIFALVIAYHYVVADPKYEGN